In Gloeomargarita sp. SKYB120, the sequence GGACTTTGCGCTATGACCACATTGACCCGATACCGCCAAATCAACGCCAACAGAATCAGGGGCGCCAGGGCAAAAAACTCGATGTAGCGCAAGACAGGTAGGGGCCACTGCGGAAGCAGATAAAAATGGGCTGCTTCCCGAAACATCCGAGGCCGCCCATCCGCGGAAAACCCGATGACATGAACAGAACCCAAATTCTTCAGTAAATTGAATTTTTTGCGATGGGTTTCGCTCAAGGGGTAGCTGTAGCGACTCCCCCCCAGAAAGCACAGGCAATCGTGACTCGATGTCGCCAGGGTCACCGTCTGCCGGTGATAAGCTGAAAAAGTTGCCTTAATCATACACCAGATGGCGACCGCACCTTCTTATCCCTGGCAGGCAGGCATTCTGACGCCAGCGGTGGAATTTGGCCCCGAACCTTTGACCGTTTTGGAAGGGCGAGTACCGCTGGAACTACGGGGAACGTTTTACCGCAACGGGCCAGGCCGATTGACGCGCGGGAACCAGCGGGTGGGTCACTGGTTTGACGGGGATGGGGCCATCCTAGCGGTGCATTTTGCCAACGGAACGGCGACAGGCTTGCTGCGTTATGTGCAGACAGCGGGTTACCAGGCGGAGGAGCGCGCAGGGCGCTATTTGCTGGCCAATTACGGGATGACCGCGCCGGGGTCTCTGTGGGACCGCCTGTTTGGCAAGAATGTGAAAAATTGCGCCAACACTTCTGTTTTGCCCTTGCCGGACCGGCTGCTGGCTCTGTGGGAAGGGGGACCACCCCATCAACTCGACCGGCAATCGCTGCAGACTTTAGGCTTGGATTTGCTGGGCAGCCTGACGCCCACATCGCCCTACTCGGCGCATCCCAAGCGGGACCCGACCAGCGGCGAGATTTACAATTTCGGGGTGAGTCTCGGGTGGCACGCCACGTTGCACCTGTACCGCAGCGACCGCTACGGGCGGATTCAAAAGCGAGCGCAAGTGCCCCTAGAAGGCTTTCCCTTGATTCATGATTTTGCGCTGGCTGGGCCTTATCTGGTCTTTTTTATCCCGCCGGTGCGCCTCAATTTGACGCCCTTAATCCTGAACCAAAAAAGCTACAGCGAAGCGCTGGAATGGCAACCGCATCTCGGCACGCAAATTCTCATTATTGACCGGGAAAATTTCCAGGTGGTGACGCGCGCCCAAGCGCCCCCCTGGTTTCAGTGGCACTTGGCAAATGGTTGCGTCGTCGATGAACGTTGGGTGCGGGTGCAATTGGTGCGCTACGCAGACTTTGCCACGAATGAATACCTGCGGGAATTGACTACGGGCCATCCGGTGACCCCAGCGCCCAGTCATCTCTGGGAAATGGAACTGGCATTGCCCACAGGACGACTGGAGCGAGCAACGCCCTTGACGGACCAAAACTGTGAATTTCCAGTGGTGGCGGAGGCGGTAGTAGGCCAGCCCTGGCGCTATACGTATTGCTCGATGAAACGTCCAGGAGCTGACGTGGTGACAGAAATTGACAGCGTTATCGGGTGCTATGACCAGCACACCCAGACGTGGCAGCAATTCGACTGCGGAGTTGGCTATTACTGCATGGAACCGGTGCATGCTTCTACGGAAGCCGGCGATTACTTGCTCAGCTTGATTTTTAACAGCAATAACCAGCAAAGTGAGTTGTGGATTTTTCCAGCTCTGTCCTTGACCAACGGCCCCTGTTGTCGCTTGCAGTTGCCCTACATTGTCCCATTTGGATTTCACGGCAAATGGGCCAAGGGCTGATCTACAATAGCCACCTGGCGGCTTTACTGGGGCCATGAAGACGGATGGGCTGCTGACAGCGCGCGGCTGGAATAATTGGCTACTCAAGCAAGCCTATCGCACCTTGGAACGAGCCTACCGGGCGGCGCAACGCATCAAAACCTTGGAGGAACGTTATGGACGCGCCCTAACGCCGGCGGCGTCGTCGGACCCAGCGGAGTCCCGCTATCTACAGGGGGTCCTGGACCGGCAATTGCTCACGATCCGGTTCAATTTGGCCCAGTTCCAAGTCTTTAACTTTCTGGTGAACCATGATGACTTGCCGTTGGAGGTCGAGCAGGGATTTCTCCTAAAACTCAACTTCATCGAACGCACCGTGGCCCCCTATCGCCAACGGTCCTCTGCACCGGCGGCAAAGGCCTCGGCTGCCCAGGAGGAATCGCCGCTGCATCGTCGGGTGAAAAAGGAGAGTGGTTCGTTTTTGACAACCCTGCAGGAATTCACCCAAGAACTGCAACCGGGCTATGAAAAACAGGTCGTGGAGGAAATCCGCGCGTTTCGGCGGCAGGGGCAAATGGCTATCCGGTTCCTGTGCCTGTTGTTGCTCTTACCGCTATTTACCCAGATCCTCACAAAAAATTTGATTTACGCGCCGCTGTTGGACCACTTCATTACGGTGCATCCGACGAGTGTCCGGCCCTTTTTCCGAGAAGAAATTCGCCAGGAAACGGTGGAAGAATTCGTCCGCTACAAGGAGATGATGGAGTTTACCCACTTGCTGGGGTTGAATCCCGATTTTTCGACGCGCCGGGAGGAAGCGCTCCAGGAAAAGGCGCTGGAAATTTTTCGCAAAAATGCCTACCGGGCGGTGGATGGGCTGGCCAATTTGCTGGCGGATTTGAGTGCGATCGCCGTTTTTCTGGTGGTGGCGCGACTTGGGCGGGAGCAGTTTCCGGTGCTGTGGGGGTTTATGGACCGCTTTTTCCGCAATCTGAATGACCCGACCAAGGTGTTTATTTTTATCCTGGTGACGGACCTGTTTGTGGGGTTCCACTCGGTGGAGGGATGGGAGGTCTTGCTGGAAACGGTATCCGAGCACTTTGGCTTGACGCCCAATCGCCGATTTATCTACGCCTTTATTGCCACGGTGCCGGTGGTGCTCGATGCGATGATCAAGTTCTGGATTTTCAACTACCTGAACCGGTCGTCGCCGTCGGCAGTGGCGGTGTTGGAGAAGATGAACCAGTGAGCCTTCCCTCGACGTTTACCAGGGTGGAGTTACTGGTCAAAGAAATTGATGTCTATTGGGTGGATACAGGGGATTGGCCGACGGAACGGATAGAAGCATTGATGGGCATCCTTCCGCCGGCAGACCGAGCAGAAATGGCGGGATTGACCTGTGCCAGAAAACGCCACTACTTCTGTCTTAGTCGCGGATTGCTCCGGATTTTGTTGGGAAGTTATTTGGGGGTTGCTCCCGCCAATCTCGGTTTCGAGCGGAATCGCTGGGGGAAGTTACAGTTACCTGGGCGGTCTTTCCATTTCAATCTGAGTCACAGCGGGACGCGCATCGTGTTTGCTCTCAGCCGGCTATATACGGTGGGGGTGGATGTCGAGCAGATCCGTCCATTGCGCTGCTTAGACCGGTTGGTGCAACGCTACTGCACACTTGCGGAACGAAGGATGTGGCAGAGGTTATCCGCCGACGCCCAGGTGCGCTTTTTCCTGCAACGGTGGGTCGCCAAGGAGGCCTATGCCAAGGCCTGGGGCACAGGTCTTGCCGGACTCCTGCGCTCGTTTCGCGACTTGGACACCACCGCCGGTGATCGCCTGGGCCTGCCAGGGGGCTGGTGGACCCAATGGCAACCGCTGGAGTTGGGAGACCCCTACGTTGGCGCGCTCTGCTGGGGCCTTACTCCGGGCGCAAGCGCATGAGCACTTGCCCAAACTCAACAGGTTGACCGTTTTCCACTAGGATTTCCAGCACTTCCCCGTTGACTGGTGCCTCCACTTCGTTCATGGTCTTCATGGCCTCGATGATCCCTAGGGTTTGTCCAGCGCGGATGCGGTCGCCCACCCGCACAAAGGGGGCTTCTCCTGGCGCCGGCGCAGCGTAGAACGTCCCCACCATCATCGAGGTCACGTCGAACAACCCCTTTTTCGTGTCCTTGGGTTCAGCGGCGGGTTTTTCGACTAGGGGAAGTGACGGCGCTGGCGCCACACCAGTAGAAGGCAGCCCCCCTTGGCCCTGCTCAATCGTCAATTCAAACCCGTTGCTTTTGAGACTGAAGGTGGTGATGTTGGTCTGGTGCAGGGTCAACAGCAATTCCTGGAGTTGCTGGAAGGTCAATTCCACAGTCACTCCCGTCCCAAGTAGGTGTCAGTGCGGGTGTCCACCCGAATGCGGTCACCCACGTTGATAAATAGGGGTACCTGGATTTGGGCACCTGT encodes:
- a CDS encoding carotenoid oxygenase family protein, which gives rise to MATAPSYPWQAGILTPAVEFGPEPLTVLEGRVPLELRGTFYRNGPGRLTRGNQRVGHWFDGDGAILAVHFANGTATGLLRYVQTAGYQAEERAGRYLLANYGMTAPGSLWDRLFGKNVKNCANTSVLPLPDRLLALWEGGPPHQLDRQSLQTLGLDLLGSLTPTSPYSAHPKRDPTSGEIYNFGVSLGWHATLHLYRSDRYGRIQKRAQVPLEGFPLIHDFALAGPYLVFFIPPVRLNLTPLILNQKSYSEALEWQPHLGTQILIIDRENFQVVTRAQAPPWFQWHLANGCVVDERWVRVQLVRYADFATNEYLRELTTGHPVTPAPSHLWEMELALPTGRLERATPLTDQNCEFPVVAEAVVGQPWRYTYCSMKRPGADVVTEIDSVIGCYDQHTQTWQQFDCGVGYYCMEPVHASTEAGDYLLSLIFNSNNQQSELWIFPALSLTNGPCCRLQLPYIVPFGFHGKWAKG
- the accB gene encoding acetyl-CoA carboxylase biotin carboxyl carrier protein, with amino-acid sequence MELTFQQLQELLLTLHQTNITTFSLKSNGFELTIEQGQGGLPSTGVAPAPSLPLVEKPAAEPKDTKKGLFDVTSMMVGTFYAAPAPGEAPFVRVGDRIRAGQTLGIIEAMKTMNEVEAPVNGEVLEILVENGQPVEFGQVLMRLRPE
- a CDS encoding 4'-phosphopantetheinyl transferase superfamily protein → MSLPSTFTRVELLVKEIDVYWVDTGDWPTERIEALMGILPPADRAEMAGLTCARKRHYFCLSRGLLRILLGSYLGVAPANLGFERNRWGKLQLPGRSFHFNLSHSGTRIVFALSRLYTVGVDVEQIRPLRCLDRLVQRYCTLAERRMWQRLSADAQVRFFLQRWVAKEAYAKAWGTGLAGLLRSFRDLDTTAGDRLGLPGGWWTQWQPLELGDPYVGALCWGLTPGASA